Below is a genomic region from Campylobacter concisus ATCC 51562.
ATAAGCATCGAATCGCCGTAAAAGCTCCACTGCGCATCGTCACTTTTATGGCTTCCTACGCGGTTTACGCGGAGAACGTAGACGTTGTTTGTAAAGGCCCTAACCTTTAAAAGCTCCTCCCAGCGCGCCTGAGAAAAAAATGTACAAGCCGTTGGCACGAGCACGATATCGACCTTTTTGGCGCTCATATAGGCCCAGCACACATCAAAGTGTGCCTCATAGCCAAACATGACGCCAACTTTAAATTTATCGTAGGTAAAAATAGGCAAATTTAGCTCATCGCTTGTGTTATTAAAGAATTTCGCCTCATTCCAGTGAGCGTAAGGCATGAGAATTTGCTGATCATATAGCTTTACTTGTGTTGGGGTAAATTTGGCTAGACTTTTAAAAATTTCCTTGCCTTTTAGATTTACAATGGGTGCAACGATATTTAGATCATACTTTTTTGCCATTGCAAAAAGAGCCTCTTTCTTGCGCTCGCTTTGCTCTTTTATAAGGCTTTTTGGCATGCTAATGAGCTCTTTAAAAAAGCTATTTAGCACGTATTCGCCAAGCACAACAAGCCTTGCATTTTCGTCCGCACAAATTTTTAGGTAATAATCAAGCCTTGCTTCACTTAAAGGCTGAGTTGGTAGCTGAAGAGCACAAATTCTACTCATCATCCACCTGCTTTATGCTAAGTTTTGCATTCTCTAAAATTTCTCTTGCCTCATTTAGTAGCTTTTTGCCCTGCTCGTGCAGCTTTATGCTATTTTCTAAGCTCACATCATCTTTGTTTAGATCGTTTAAAATTTTATCTGCTAGGGCTAATTTTTCTTCAAAGCTTTGCTCTTTTTGCTCCATTTTCTATCCTTTTAATATATTTTTTATATATCCATCAAATTTTTCTATCTCGACCAAAAATGCGTCATGGCCGTAGTTGCTATCTATCTCTACGAAATTTGTATTCTCCCCTCGCCCCATCTCGCAAAGTGCGTCATAAATTTCTCTCATACAGCTTGGAGGAAAGAGTAGATCGCCTTTGAAAGCAATTAGATGCAAATTTGCTTTGATCGGCGCAAGAGCGTCTTTTAAGTTATCATAGTGTCTTGTGCAGTCAAAGATGTTCATCATTTTTACGATATATAGGTAGCTTAGCGGGTCAAACCTCTTTGGGAAGTTGTAGCCGTTGTACTCCATGTAGCGATCCACCTGAAAGCGTCCAGAAAGCTCGTAAAGGCCGTCTGTCTCGACGTAGTTTCGTCCAAATTTCTCATCCATGCTATCAGGGCTTAAAAAGCTGATATGACCTGCCATCCTGCCAAAAGCCATACCCTTTAGCCCATTTTTTCTTATAAAATCCGCGTCGTATTCGCCGTTTTTGAAATTTTCATCGTTTAAAATGGCTTCGATGGCGATCTTGTTAAACGCTATCGCCCAAGGTTTAGTCTGATAGGTGCTTGCAAGCATTATGATATCTTGCGCAAATTCTGGAAACTCGATAGCGTAGCAAAGTGCCTGCATACCGCCAAGACTGCCGCCTATCACGGCTTTTGCCCTCGTGATACCAAGCTCGCTAAATAGCCTCATCTGCGCCTTTACCACGTCACTTATAGCAAGGACTGGGAAATTTAGCCTATACTCTTTGCCACTACTTCTATCCACACTTAGTGGCGAGGTCGAGCCAAAGCATGAACCTAGGATATTTACGCAGATAACGTAAAATT
It encodes:
- a CDS encoding carbon-nitrogen hydrolase family protein encodes the protein MSRICALQLPTQPLSEARLDYYLKICADENARLVVLGEYVLNSFFKELISMPKSLIKEQSERKKEALFAMAKKYDLNIVAPIVNLKGKEIFKSLAKFTPTQVKLYDQQILMPYAHWNEAKFFNNTSDELNLPIFTYDKFKVGVMFGYEAHFDVCWAYMSAKKVDIVLVPTACTFFSQARWEELLKVRAFTNNVYVLRVNRVGSHKSDDAQWSFYGDSMLINPFGEVKNRLGKNEEMMIDELSKKELSEARSTWGFMQIEAKFKR
- the xseB gene encoding exodeoxyribonuclease VII small subunit codes for the protein MEQKEQSFEEKLALADKILNDLNKDDVSLENSIKLHEQGKKLLNEAREILENAKLSIKQVDDE
- the metX gene encoding homoserine O-acetyltransferase MetX, whose product is MLDLQTRTIKFNEPLYLESGRMLSNFKLIYETYGTLNADKSNVIVICHALTGSHHAAGTYAGDEKAGWWDGLIGSKKAVDTDKFYVICVNILGSCFGSTSPLSVDRSSGKEYRLNFPVLAISDVVKAQMRLFSELGITRAKAVIGGSLGGMQALCYAIEFPEFAQDIIMLASTYQTKPWAIAFNKIAIEAILNDENFKNGEYDADFIRKNGLKGMAFGRMAGHISFLSPDSMDEKFGRNYVETDGLYELSGRFQVDRYMEYNGYNFPKRFDPLSYLYIVKMMNIFDCTRHYDNLKDALAPIKANLHLIAFKGDLLFPPSCMREIYDALCEMGRGENTNFVEIDSNYGHDAFLVEIEKFDGYIKNILKG